The Sediminispirochaeta smaragdinae DSM 11293 genome has a segment encoding these proteins:
- a CDS encoding NAD+ synthase, whose protein sequence is MKIALGQMNAVIGDFSGNRKKILDYAEKAAGQGSDLLITPELSLCGYPPMDLLDYASFSRENIHSLRILQRDLPKGIAVAVGYVSVNNEAGKGLRNCVSVIRDGEVLFSQAKSLLPTYDVFDEARYFEPASTRKVFPFMGRKIGFAICEDIWWETEEAAGTRYPVDPVAELLDAGADMIISPSASPYYNGKLGVRYRLLSRIGSMGDVPVVYVNMVGGNDNLIFDGASMLVSPDGRLCHISPSWEEDLSFIDPDSSISSSLALPEEGMEAVRRALVLGIRDYVEKCGFSRVHLGLSGGIDSALVATLAVEALGREQVRVFAMPSRYSSEGSLSDARKLADNLGISLETIPIEPMFVSSLDSLTPHFAGRQPDVAEENVQARIRGLLMMAYSNKWGSLLLTTGNKSELATGYCTLYGDMCGGLSVIGDLFKVEVFALCKHINERSIERGGNEIIPQAIISKPPSAELREDQKDEDSLPPYEVLDGILFHYLLKNESADEIARAGFDREQVGQILSLVGKNEYKRRQAPPVLKISPRAFGTGRRMPIARKIYEA, encoded by the coding sequence ATGAAGATAGCTCTTGGACAGATGAATGCGGTGATTGGGGATTTTTCCGGTAATCGGAAAAAGATCTTGGACTACGCCGAAAAGGCGGCCGGTCAGGGGAGCGATTTGCTGATTACCCCGGAATTGAGCCTTTGCGGATATCCTCCGATGGATCTGCTGGACTATGCCAGTTTTTCCCGGGAAAATATCCACTCTCTCCGCATCCTTCAACGTGATTTGCCCAAGGGGATCGCTGTCGCTGTCGGTTATGTTTCGGTAAACAACGAGGCGGGAAAGGGCTTGCGCAATTGTGTATCGGTGATCCGCGACGGAGAGGTTCTCTTTAGCCAGGCAAAGAGTCTGCTCCCGACCTACGATGTTTTTGATGAGGCCCGCTATTTTGAACCGGCCTCCACGCGAAAGGTTTTTCCCTTCATGGGACGTAAGATCGGTTTTGCTATTTGTGAGGATATTTGGTGGGAAACCGAGGAAGCCGCCGGTACCAGGTATCCTGTTGATCCCGTAGCCGAACTCCTTGATGCCGGTGCCGACATGATTATCTCTCCTTCGGCAAGCCCCTACTACAATGGAAAGCTTGGGGTCCGGTATCGACTTTTATCCCGGATCGGGAGCATGGGAGATGTCCCTGTTGTCTATGTAAATATGGTAGGGGGAAATGATAATCTGATTTTCGACGGTGCTTCCATGCTTGTTTCACCGGACGGCAGGCTTTGCCATATTTCTCCATCCTGGGAGGAAGATCTCAGCTTTATCGATCCCGATTCCTCGATTTCCTCTTCACTTGCTCTGCCGGAGGAGGGGATGGAAGCGGTTCGTCGTGCTCTGGTTCTTGGAATTCGGGACTACGTAGAAAAATGCGGTTTCTCCCGGGTGCATTTGGGCCTTTCCGGCGGGATAGATTCAGCCTTGGTCGCAACCCTTGCGGTGGAGGCTCTGGGGCGGGAGCAGGTAAGGGTTTTTGCCATGCCCAGCCGTTATTCGAGCGAAGGCAGCCTAAGCGATGCCCGGAAACTGGCCGATAATCTCGGCATTTCCCTGGAGACCATTCCTATCGAGCCTATGTTTGTATCTTCTCTTGATTCTCTTACGCCCCATTTTGCCGGGCGGCAGCCGGATGTCGCAGAGGAGAATGTGCAGGCGAGAATTCGCGGACTCCTGATGATGGCCTACTCCAACAAATGGGGCTCGCTCCTTTTGACCACCGGCAACAAATCGGAACTTGCCACCGGTTACTGCACATTGTACGGCGATATGTGTGGCGGCCTTTCGGTCATAGGCGATCTTTTCAAGGTGGAGGTCTTTGCCCTCTGTAAGCACATCAACGAGAGGTCGATAGAAAGGGGCGGTAATGAAATCATTCCCCAGGCAATCATCAGCAAGCCTCCCTCTGCAGAACTGCGGGAGGATCAGAAGGACGAGGATTCCCTCCCTCCTTATGAGGTACTCGACGGAATCCTATTCCACTACTTGTTGAAGAATGAGAGCGCAGATGAGATTGCCCGGGCGGGATTCGACCGCGAACAGGTGGGACAAATTCTCTCCCTTGTGGGAAAAAATGAGTACAAACGACGGCAGGCCCCGCCTGTTTTGAAGATAAGCCCCCGGGCTTTCGGCACGGGGCGCAGGATGCCTATTGCCCGTAAAATCTACGAGGCCTGA
- a CDS encoding SDR family NAD(P)-dependent oxidoreductase, protein MAQQSWIRVPQGLFLFQRSGLGIGTNLTRPTTNGYYRSMGKRVLITGKTTKLGNLLVEHYLSQGWQVVATVKQDEEKRNDTEIDSNLLIRTWNRRSPLAAKNVLLGGINHFGGIDEAIIIFPVDGENRPLHELPSAAIEAAIDGQIKSQLFMVKEVLAYFQKEKRGQLSLIRNNEGADVLPPLEAICSGSFQALSRSLFTFYQNEKVYINSFESSTGDAKGFVDFIMKTLDEKARDQHGKMYRFHDKGVLGALGRNLRK, encoded by the coding sequence GTGGCTCAGCAATCATGGATTAGGGTACCACAAGGTCTCTTTCTGTTTCAACGTTCCGGACTGGGGATCGGCACCAACTTGACCCGGCCGACAACGAACGGCTACTATAGAAGCATGGGTAAGCGGGTGCTCATCACCGGGAAAACAACAAAGCTGGGAAATCTTCTCGTCGAACACTATCTTTCACAAGGATGGCAGGTCGTTGCGACGGTCAAGCAGGATGAAGAAAAGCGGAATGATACGGAGATCGATTCGAACCTCCTCATCAGGACCTGGAACCGCAGAAGTCCTCTGGCCGCAAAAAATGTTTTACTTGGCGGCATCAATCACTTTGGAGGCATAGATGAGGCAATCATCATCTTCCCTGTGGACGGAGAAAACAGGCCGCTTCATGAACTTCCATCGGCCGCAATAGAAGCCGCCATCGACGGGCAAATTAAAAGCCAGCTTTTTATGGTAAAGGAGGTGCTCGCCTATTTTCAAAAAGAAAAAAGAGGGCAGCTCTCACTTATCAGGAATAACGAAGGCGCAGATGTTTTACCACCCCTGGAAGCTATCTGTTCAGGCAGTTTTCAGGCCCTTTCAAGAAGCCTTTTTACCTTTTACCAAAATGAAAAGGTATACATAAATAGCTTTGAATCATCAACAGGAGATGCAAAGGGATTTGTCGATTTCATCATGAAGACCCTGGACGAGAAGGCAAGAGATCAGCATGGGAAAATGTATAGATTCCATGACAAGGGTGTCTTGGGAGCTCTCGGCAGGAATTTGCGGAAATAG
- a CDS encoding asparaginase domain-containing protein, producing MKITILTTGGTIDKTYDEHAGSLRNERTVLDTILKSLRLPDLFIRHVAVMSKDSLEMVDADRELILREVRAALPVSDAIIIVHGTDTLSKTGECIYQNIQDSTIPIILTGAMRPYEFRDSDALQNITEALFAAKVASPGIYAVMHNRLLPFPGVVKDRTSLTFRTQEEIEKISTNETKA from the coding sequence ATGAAGATAACCATTCTCACTACCGGCGGGACCATCGACAAAACCTATGATGAACACGCCGGTAGCCTGCGAAACGAACGGACGGTATTGGACACCATCCTGAAATCACTTAGACTTCCGGATCTTTTCATTCGTCATGTGGCCGTTATGAGTAAGGATTCTCTGGAGATGGTGGATGCCGACCGCGAATTAATCCTCAGGGAGGTTCGCGCCGCCCTCCCGGTCTCCGATGCAATCATCATCGTTCACGGGACCGATACCCTGTCGAAAACCGGAGAGTGTATTTACCAAAACATCCAGGATTCCACCATCCCCATTATCCTGACCGGTGCCATGCGGCCCTATGAATTTCGGGATTCCGATGCTCTCCAGAACATTACCGAAGCCCTTTTTGCCGCTAAGGTTGCGAGTCCTGGTATTTATGCAGTTATGCACAACAGACTTCTTCCGTTTCCCGGAGTGGTAAAGGATCGTACGAGCCTCACCTTTCGAACCCAGGAGGAAATCGAGAAAATCTCGACGAACGAGACAAAGGCATAA
- the buk gene encoding butyrate kinase: MNKRTLVINPGSSTTKFAVYEGTKTLFSRSMEHTAEELAPFEAITDQFEFRTNLILSVLREEGIDPAGFDAVIGRGGLLKPIRGGVWAVNELMLRDLQIGVSGQHACNLGGIMAFEMAKKSKAPAFIADPVVVDEMCDEARISGHPEFPRRSIFHALNQKATARRAAGEMGKKYEECRLIVAHIGGGISVGSHVEGRVIDVNNALNGEGPFSTERSGGLPVGQLVDLCFSGTKTKQEIQKMIKGGGGFQAYLGTSNGKEVANRAAAGDAKANLLFRTLAYQVAKEIGAHATVLEGRIDGIVLTGGLANDKWLMEILHKRISFLGRIFIYPGEDELEALRDAGLRALTGESEVQQYQ, translated from the coding sequence ATGAACAAAAGAACCCTTGTCATCAATCCGGGTAGTTCGACAACAAAATTCGCCGTGTATGAAGGAACGAAAACACTGTTTTCCCGCTCTATGGAGCACACGGCTGAAGAACTCGCTCCTTTTGAAGCCATCACCGATCAGTTTGAATTTCGTACAAATCTGATTCTGTCGGTCCTTCGTGAGGAAGGGATCGATCCGGCCGGGTTCGATGCGGTCATCGGTCGGGGAGGCCTTCTCAAACCGATCCGCGGCGGGGTCTGGGCTGTCAACGAGCTTATGTTGCGGGATTTACAAATCGGAGTTTCAGGCCAGCATGCATGCAATCTCGGAGGAATCATGGCCTTTGAAATGGCGAAAAAATCGAAAGCCCCCGCTTTCATAGCAGATCCCGTGGTGGTAGACGAAATGTGTGATGAAGCACGTATTTCCGGTCACCCAGAGTTCCCCCGCCGGTCCATCTTTCATGCACTTAACCAGAAAGCAACAGCAAGGAGAGCCGCCGGCGAAATGGGAAAAAAATACGAGGAATGCCGTCTCATTGTGGCCCATATAGGAGGAGGAATTTCCGTCGGCAGCCATGTAGAGGGTCGGGTTATCGACGTAAACAACGCTCTCAACGGTGAAGGCCCCTTCTCCACCGAACGCTCAGGGGGGCTTCCGGTAGGGCAGCTGGTGGATCTCTGTTTTTCGGGAACAAAAACCAAACAGGAAATTCAAAAAATGATCAAGGGCGGCGGCGGTTTTCAGGCCTACCTGGGAACATCCAATGGGAAAGAGGTAGCAAACAGAGCGGCCGCCGGAGATGCCAAGGCGAATTTGCTTTTTCGAACCCTTGCCTACCAGGTTGCTAAAGAGATCGGAGCTCATGCAACGGTATTGGAAGGACGGATCGACGGAATCGTTCTCACAGGAGGGCTTGCCAACGACAAATGGCTTATGGAAATACTTCATAAAAGAATCAGTTTTCTCGGACGAATATTCATCTATCCGGGCGAAGATGAATTGGAGGCGTTGAGAGATGCGGGACTGAGAGCCTTGACAGGAGAAAGCGAAGTTCAACAATATCAATGA
- a CDS encoding bifunctional nuclease family protein has product MMASMLVEAEIWTVARTDQGNAVLVRPLGSEVAVPIFIGQLETQSILIGLGNVPMPRPLTHDLFITLLKSLSVEIDRVEITNLNEGTFFAQLLLKKEEEEEITLDVRPSDALGIAVRTKCPIFISEAVVDEAGIPITSITEQATEGGETAGTENERESLENELKLAVESENYEEAARLRDLLKELDNEQNRNS; this is encoded by the coding sequence ATGATGGCATCGATGCTTGTTGAAGCGGAAATCTGGACGGTTGCACGAACCGATCAGGGAAACGCGGTTCTTGTCCGTCCCCTCGGAAGTGAAGTAGCCGTTCCGATTTTTATAGGGCAATTGGAAACTCAATCTATTCTCATCGGCCTGGGAAACGTTCCTATGCCGAGACCATTGACACATGATTTATTCATTACTCTTCTAAAAAGTCTTTCGGTTGAAATAGATCGGGTTGAGATCACAAACCTCAACGAGGGAACCTTCTTTGCCCAACTCCTTCTGAAAAAGGAAGAAGAGGAAGAAATAACGTTGGATGTGAGGCCTTCCGATGCATTGGGTATCGCCGTTCGGACAAAGTGTCCCATCTTCATTAGCGAAGCGGTTGTAGACGAGGCTGGTATTCCCATTACATCGATTACCGAACAGGCCACTGAAGGCGGGGAAACAGCAGGAACGGAAAATGAACGCGAGTCCCTCGAAAATGAGTTGAAACTTGCCGTAGAAAGTGAAAATTATGAAGAAGCTGCCCGCCTGCGAGATCTTCTGAAAGAACTGGACAACGAGCAGAACCGGAACAGCTAA
- the pth gene encoding aminoacyl-tRNA hydrolase, with translation MSTINLTVFLGNPGKMYAKTRHNLAWMAAEAIPSIVDLRFQKKFHGRWADIKTGTYREVLLFPETYMNKSGDSVSSACSFFKIDPKKEGSNLLVVHDEIELPFGTIELKRGGGTAGHNGLRSINQQTGSSDFLRLRLGVGRPPRGTVSSWVLSRFSEDEELLLPKYLKRTAPFLEKLFTEGHASISAFKEQLL, from the coding sequence ATGTCGACAATCAATCTCACCGTGTTTTTGGGAAATCCGGGCAAAATGTATGCAAAAACAAGGCACAATCTCGCCTGGATGGCAGCAGAAGCGATTCCTAGTATCGTAGATCTTCGCTTTCAAAAGAAATTTCACGGAAGGTGGGCCGACATAAAAACGGGTACATATCGGGAAGTCCTCCTTTTTCCCGAAACCTATATGAACAAAAGCGGAGATTCGGTATCGTCAGCCTGCTCCTTTTTTAAGATCGACCCCAAAAAAGAGGGGAGCAACCTTTTGGTCGTGCACGATGAGATAGAGCTTCCCTTTGGAACGATCGAACTAAAACGCGGCGGCGGAACGGCAGGGCACAACGGCCTCCGCTCGATTAACCAGCAGACGGGCAGCTCCGATTTTCTCAGGCTCAGGTTGGGGGTCGGCCGACCGCCACGAGGCACTGTATCATCATGGGTTCTCTCCCGTTTTTCCGAAGACGAAGAGCTGTTACTGCCGAAATACCTTAAGAGGACGGCTCCTTTCCTGGAGAAACTCTTCACCGAAGGGCATGCAAGCATATCGGCTTTTAAAGAACAATTATTGTAG
- a CDS encoding dicarboxylate/amino acid:cation symporter yields MKIWLKYLFAIILGTAAALFLPEPFLAVLSSFLPKAIAIITRIGTYLSLPLLFFGMAYAVYKLQYERRFFPVLLKTLLVIVASGLLLTLVGVATVLLFSPDRIPVIIESEKAFSLPGAMELLEAAFPPNLFSIFGGESPYLLSFIVLGLLLGFGFTFDRVLTRPAVQLFDSLSRIFFHLARLFVELLSIGMLFFAAGYTITIVSTPELALFSQLFLLLTVDTIIVLLGIYPLLLFLLTRERNPYRLLYGLTAPMLAAFLSGSDRFSYINLANHVKANLGIPRPVGAVTLPLFTLLGKAGTAMVSSVSFIVLLSSYSSLGIEFSEVVWIIFFSFGASFLAASAPQAGVLTVIAMMCTHYGKGIEEAYLILLPALPILMSFSALIDTVTAGLGTVVVAKGESGTKEVPLKDFI; encoded by the coding sequence ATGAAAATCTGGTTAAAATATTTATTTGCAATTATCCTCGGTACGGCGGCGGCTCTTTTTCTTCCTGAACCATTTCTTGCCGTTCTGAGTTCTTTTCTGCCGAAGGCCATAGCGATCATTACGAGAATAGGGACCTATCTCTCTTTGCCCCTGCTTTTTTTCGGGATGGCCTACGCCGTATATAAACTTCAGTACGAACGAAGGTTTTTTCCTGTTCTACTGAAGACCCTCTTGGTTATTGTCGCCTCTGGCTTGCTGCTCACCCTTGTCGGAGTGGCTACGGTACTCCTTTTCAGCCCCGACCGTATTCCGGTTATCATCGAAAGCGAAAAGGCCTTCTCCCTTCCCGGCGCCATGGAGCTCCTGGAAGCAGCCTTTCCACCCAATCTTTTTTCGATTTTCGGCGGAGAAAGCCCTTATTTGCTCTCTTTCATCGTATTAGGTCTGTTGCTCGGTTTTGGTTTTACCTTCGACCGGGTCCTGACACGACCGGCAGTACAGTTATTCGACAGCCTTTCCCGTATTTTCTTTCACCTTGCGCGGCTTTTTGTTGAGCTTCTTAGCATCGGTATGCTTTTCTTTGCAGCCGGGTATACCATCACCATTGTTTCGACCCCAGAGTTGGCCCTCTTCTCTCAACTTTTCCTGCTTCTGACCGTTGACACCATCATTGTTCTTTTGGGAATTTACCCTTTGCTACTCTTCCTGCTGACCAGAGAACGTAATCCCTACCGCCTTCTCTACGGATTGACCGCACCGATGCTGGCCGCCTTCCTATCCGGCAGCGATCGTTTTTCCTATATCAATCTGGCAAACCACGTCAAGGCCAATCTTGGCATTCCCCGTCCGGTAGGGGCTGTCACCCTCCCCCTTTTCACGCTTCTGGGGAAAGCAGGAACCGCGATGGTTTCCTCCGTCAGCTTTATCGTGCTCCTCAGCTCCTATTCGAGCCTCGGCATAGAGTTTTCAGAAGTCGTTTGGATCATTTTCTTCAGCTTCGGTGCCTCTTTTCTGGCTGCATCGGCCCCTCAGGCCGGGGTATTAACCGTCATTGCCATGATGTGCACCCATTACGGGAAGGGGATAGAAGAGGCATATCTTATCCTACTTCCGGCACTCCCCATACTCATGAGCTTTTCCGCTCTTATCGACACCGTCACGGCCGGGCTTGGAACCGTCGTTGTTGCAAAGGGAGAATCGGGAACGAAAGAAGTGCCGTTGAAAGATTTTATTTAA
- a CDS encoding alpha-amylase family glycosyl hydrolase: MSVEKYRKGMPISVKAREQFRIADLFPEQKEGRREKEPGTTYAEAQEIAQLLNRKNKADRYPEHRVSTASVFALGLIRTFQYIIIKLYSEKNGGEVSLQLLKHLAQSPGRKETESTLSSFETEFFKPSHSARTEEEQIEELLLLWLTNQNRAARFMRGLFSDRDLERHTSYQEVIASCYLFFSKLQGFGPGNLHLMDMLRSPAINYPDNLLAQLEYIRDHWGPLLGSFLELLLRGIDYLKEEQRPFFPPGPGPSRIPIFRKGSEEYERFSSDSHWMPEVVLIAKSTLVWLNQLSRFYHREIHRLDQIPDQELDVLAERGFTALWLIGLWERSDASRKIKQWSGNQEAAASAYSLKRYEIAEELGGWEALDNLRERCRQRGIRLASDMVPNHTGLDSDWLFEHPEWFIQCSAPPFPGYTYSGESVVDHPDIEVHLEDHYWDRSDAAVTFQYVDRRSGSCRYIYHGNDGTSMPWNDTAQLDYLNPHVREVVIQTILHVARNFPIIRFDAAMTLAKKHIQRLWYPQPGHGGDIPSRSRFGIDETEFHERIPEEFWREVVDRVAAEVPDTLLLAEAFWMMEGYFVRTLGMHRVYNSAFMNMLKNEENAKYRQTIKNTLEYDPEILKRFVNFMNNPDEDTAYAQFGDGDKYFGVCTMMTAMPGLPMFGHGQIEGFREKYGMEFRKAYLSEEPDRMLIERHEREIFPLTRIRSLFAEVEHFNFYDFHETEGRVNENVFVWSNKKGEERAIVAYNNCYQSSTGSFSESVPVNRRRENGRRELVTGFLAANLDFTSDDNWFLIFQEQRSGLWFIRENKNLFGEGFGLILAGYQSQLFLNFREVYDSLGIYRYLCEKLGGSGTKDIERMEKELRAAPVREPFRRLLSKERIAQVEDSFRSGDSSLLTLLDDTIEDYRAFLAGCRQVGYGDAITAAEEEYRDQMIRLDLLLACKTEEEPSLPSGAEGYLLRGLSIAPEAAVVLYAKALLTPLWRLLDSKAEKAGTFALCDAAEAIEELLLPELFDEALLAVGVAEPFLPELRLLISLLPRLENWTRLTLQGSPAERLKQILSIPEVARYCGINEYEGIRWYGGESLQQLFWYLAVLAMPDDRALGYEIVRRWHVAEEEADYRLDQLFELLENQAS; encoded by the coding sequence ATGAGTGTAGAAAAGTACAGGAAAGGTATGCCCATCTCGGTAAAGGCCCGTGAGCAATTTCGAATCGCGGACCTTTTCCCGGAACAAAAGGAAGGAAGAAGGGAAAAAGAGCCTGGAACCACCTATGCAGAAGCCCAGGAGATAGCTCAGCTACTCAACCGGAAGAATAAGGCCGATCGATATCCCGAGCATCGAGTCTCCACTGCTTCCGTCTTCGCCTTGGGACTCATCAGGACCTTCCAGTACATTATCATAAAGCTTTACTCGGAAAAAAACGGAGGAGAGGTTTCTCTCCAGCTGCTGAAACATCTTGCACAAAGCCCCGGGAGAAAGGAAACCGAATCGACCCTTTCTTCTTTCGAAACGGAATTCTTCAAACCCTCGCACTCGGCAAGGACCGAAGAAGAACAGATTGAAGAGTTACTACTCCTCTGGCTGACAAATCAAAACAGAGCCGCCCGTTTTATGCGCGGCCTTTTCAGCGACAGGGATCTCGAACGCCACACCTCCTATCAAGAGGTCATTGCCAGTTGTTACCTCTTTTTTAGTAAACTACAGGGCTTCGGTCCCGGAAATCTTCATCTCATGGACATGCTCAGAAGCCCAGCCATAAACTATCCGGATAATCTGCTTGCCCAGCTGGAATACATCCGAGATCATTGGGGTCCTCTTCTCGGCTCCTTTCTCGAGCTTCTCCTCCGAGGAATCGACTACCTAAAAGAAGAACAACGACCTTTTTTCCCGCCGGGACCAGGGCCAAGCCGTATCCCCATCTTCAGAAAGGGAAGCGAAGAATATGAGCGCTTTTCAAGTGATAGTCACTGGATGCCGGAAGTGGTTCTGATCGCAAAAAGTACGCTTGTGTGGCTTAACCAGCTCTCTCGGTTCTACCACCGTGAAATTCACAGGCTGGACCAGATTCCCGATCAGGAGCTCGATGTTCTGGCAGAGCGAGGATTCACCGCTCTTTGGCTCATTGGGCTATGGGAACGAAGCGATGCAAGTCGGAAAATAAAACAGTGGAGCGGGAACCAGGAAGCGGCCGCATCGGCCTACAGTCTGAAACGATACGAAATTGCCGAGGAGCTGGGAGGATGGGAAGCCCTGGATAATCTGCGGGAGCGATGCAGACAAAGAGGGATTCGCTTGGCCAGCGACATGGTTCCGAACCATACGGGGCTCGATTCCGACTGGCTCTTCGAACATCCCGAGTGGTTCATCCAATGCAGTGCCCCTCCTTTTCCGGGCTATACCTACAGCGGAGAAAGCGTCGTGGACCACCCCGATATCGAGGTGCACCTCGAGGACCATTACTGGGATAGAAGCGATGCCGCTGTAACCTTCCAGTATGTTGATCGACGCTCTGGAAGCTGTCGCTATATCTATCATGGTAACGACGGAACAAGCATGCCGTGGAACGATACCGCACAGCTCGATTATCTCAATCCCCATGTCAGGGAGGTGGTGATTCAGACCATCCTGCATGTGGCTCGCAACTTTCCCATCATCAGGTTTGACGCCGCTATGACCCTTGCAAAGAAGCACATTCAACGGCTCTGGTACCCTCAACCGGGGCACGGCGGCGATATTCCAAGCCGCAGCCGGTTCGGAATCGATGAGACGGAATTTCACGAACGGATTCCCGAGGAATTTTGGAGAGAGGTAGTGGACAGGGTTGCGGCCGAGGTGCCGGATACTCTTCTCCTTGCCGAGGCCTTTTGGATGATGGAGGGCTACTTCGTTCGAACCCTCGGTATGCATAGAGTCTATAACAGCGCATTCATGAACATGCTCAAAAATGAAGAAAACGCAAAGTATCGACAAACCATAAAAAACACCCTTGAGTACGATCCGGAAATTCTCAAGCGTTTTGTCAATTTCATGAATAATCCGGACGAAGATACCGCCTACGCTCAGTTCGGCGACGGCGACAAGTATTTCGGCGTCTGTACCATGATGACCGCTATGCCGGGCCTGCCCATGTTCGGGCACGGACAGATCGAAGGGTTTCGTGAAAAATACGGCATGGAATTTCGGAAAGCATATCTCAGCGAAGAACCGGACAGAATGCTTATCGAACGCCACGAGCGGGAGATTTTTCCCCTCACCAGAATTCGCAGCCTCTTTGCCGAAGTAGAGCACTTCAATTTTTACGATTTCCACGAAACAGAGGGGCGGGTCAATGAAAATGTTTTTGTCTGGTCGAATAAAAAGGGAGAAGAACGCGCAATTGTCGCATACAACAACTGTTATCAATCAAGCACTGGGAGCTTTTCGGAATCGGTCCCGGTTAACCGTCGTCGAGAAAACGGAAGGAGAGAGCTGGTAACAGGCTTTCTTGCCGCAAATCTCGACTTTACAAGCGATGACAACTGGTTTCTCATCTTTCAGGAGCAGCGATCGGGACTCTGGTTCATCAGAGAAAATAAAAATCTCTTCGGTGAGGGATTCGGCCTGATTCTCGCAGGATATCAGAGCCAGCTCTTCTTAAACTTTCGGGAAGTGTACGATAGCTTAGGTATATACCGTTATCTTTGCGAAAAGCTGGGTGGAAGCGGAACAAAGGATATAGAACGAATGGAGAAAGAGCTACGCGCGGCACCGGTAAGAGAGCCTTTCCGACGCCTTCTTTCAAAAGAGCGCATTGCACAGGTTGAAGACTCCTTTCGAAGCGGAGACTCCAGCCTGCTTACGCTTCTTGACGATACGATCGAAGACTACCGCGCTTTCCTGGCAGGATGCAGACAGGTCGGGTATGGAGACGCTATCACTGCGGCAGAGGAAGAATATAGGGATCAGATGATCAGGCTTGATCTTCTGCTTGCCTGTAAGACCGAAGAGGAGCCGTCCCTGCCATCAGGGGCTGAGGGATACCTACTGCGGGGGCTTTCCATTGCACCGGAAGCAGCCGTTGTACTCTATGCAAAGGCGCTTTTAACCCCTCTTTGGCGCCTTTTAGACAGCAAGGCGGAAAAGGCCGGAACCTTTGCACTCTGCGATGCGGCCGAGGCAATTGAGGAGCTACTTCTTCCCGAGCTCTTCGATGAAGCACTGCTGGCGGTAGGAGTTGCCGAGCCGTTCCTGCCAGAGCTCAGGCTCCTTATTTCCCTGTTGCCGCGATTGGAAAACTGGACAAGGCTCACGCTGCAAGGTTCCCCTGCGGAGCGACTCAAACAGATACTATCGATACCGGAAGTGGCCCGGTACTGCGGCATTAACGAATACGAAGGAATCCGCTGGTACGGGGGGGAGAGCCTCCAACAGCTTTTCTGGTATCTTGCCGTTCTGGCAATGCCCGACGACAGAGCCTTGGGATATGAGATAGTACGCCGCTGGCATGTGGCGGAAGAAGAAGCCGACTACCGCCTTGATCAGCTTTTTGAGCTGCTGGAAAATCAGGCCTCGTAG